Below is a genomic region from Burkholderia pseudomultivorans.
TCGCAGCCTTCCTTCTGCACGCCCGGCAGACCGGCGAGGAACTTGTCGGTGACGTCCTTGCCGAGCCCTTCCTTGCGGAAACGGCGCCCTTCGATCTCGAGCATTTCGGTGCGCAGCAGCTTCTCGCCCGGCGCATGCGCGCCGTCGAACCACTTCAGCTCGAAGCGCGCGACCGCGATGTCGTGGATCTTGCCCTGGTTGTGTTCGAGACGCGTGACTTCGAGCCAGTTGCCGTCCGGGTCGACCATCCGCCACCAGGCCAGGTTGTCGAGCGCGGTGCCCCACAGCACGGCCTTCTTGCCGCCGGCGTTCATCGCGACGTTGCCGCCGATGCACGATGCGTCGAGCGAAGTCGGATCGACCGCGAACACGTAGCCGGCCGCCTCGGCCGCCTCGGTCACGCGGCGCGTGACGACGCCCGCGCCGGAGAAGATCGTCGGTACCTTGTGCGGCACGCCCGGCAGCTCGGTCAGTTCGACCGCGCCCAGTTGCTCGAGCTTCTCGGTATTGATCACCGCGGAGAACGGCGTGAGCGGCACCGCGCCGCCCGTATAGCCGGTGCCGCCGCCGCGCGGGATCACGGTCAGGCCGAGCTCGAAGCAGGCCTTCACGAGGCCGGCGATTTCGGCTTCGGTGTCCGGCGTCAGCACGACGAACGGGTATTCGACGCGCCAGTCGGTCGCGTCGGTCACGTGCGACACGCGCGACAGCCCGTCGAAGCGGATGTTGTCCTTCTGCGTGCAGCGGCCGAGCGCCTTGGTCGCGCGGCGGCGCAGCTCGGCCATCTTGTCGAATTCGTCGGCAAATTCGTCGACCGCGCGCTGCGCGGCGGCTTCGAGCGCCTCGACGCGCACCGCGCGCTCGCGGCCCGCGTCGTCGTGGTGCTCGGTCAGATCGGCGCGGCGGCGCTTGCCGATTTCGGTCAGGCGGTGGTTCAGCGCCTCGATCAGCAGCGCGCGGCGCTTCGGGTTGTCGAGCAGGTCGTCCTGCAGGTACGGATTGCGGCGCACGACCCAGATGTCGCCGAGCACCTCGTACAGCATCCGTGCCGAGCGGCCGGTGCGGCGTTCGGCGCGCAGTTCGTCGAGTACCGACCACGCCTCTTCGCCGAGCAGGCGGATCACGATCTCGCGGTCGGAGAAGGACGTGTAGTTATAGGGAATCTCGCGCAGTCGGGGCGCGGGGTCGGCGGCGACGGCGGCGGCCGCGCCATGCGGATCGAAAACTTGTGGTGCGTTCATGTTCGGACGACTCGGAGGGCCGATACACCGTGCACGGGCGTCGGCAAGCGCGTGGGCGCAATCTTGGGGAAATCTGTTCTGTTACCAGGCGCGCGACTGTCCTGCATCGGGCCGGAGCGGGCGGGGACTCGCCACTCCGGGACGGGGACAGGGCCTGGCGGCACTCGGAGCCATCAGCACGATCGCGCGCGGCGCGCATGCCGTTCCGCCGCGGGATGGGCTGCGCGCGGCGACGGCGTCAATTCGGCGATCCGAGGGTGCCTCTGCATCTTCCGATCCTTGATTCAAAACGGAATTCTAACCCATGATCGGGTCACGCGTGACACGCCGGACAGCCCGTGGGGCTATCCCGCGAAGCCGCGCCAGTGCTGGCTCCCCGGGATTTCGCCTGATCATTCGCCGCCCGGCCGGTCGGTAACCGGGCGGTTAAACCGGTAAAAACGCCGCTCCGGGCGCCCGAACCGTGCCGCGGCCGCACCTGCCGGCGCCGCGCAAGCGGCATGCCGCTTGCATGCGGCGGGACCCTTGGCGCTATCATTGATCCTTTACCGTCTGCTTCCGCATCGCACGCGAGCCCCCAATGGCCTCCCACGACTACCTGAAGAAAATCCTCACCGCGCGCGTCTACGACGTCGCGATCGAGACGGAACTCGAACCCGCCCGCAACCTGTCGGCCCGGCTGCGCAACCCCGTGTACCTGAAGCGCGAGGACAACCAGCCGGTGTTCTCGTTCAAGCTGCGCGGCGCGTACAACAAGATGGCGCACATTCCGGCCGACGCGCTCGCGCGCGGCGTGATTACGGCGTCGGCCGGCAACCACGCGCAGGGCGTCGCGTTCTCGGCGGCCCGGATGGGCGTGAAGGCGGTGATCGTCGTGCCCGTCACGACGCCGCAGGTGAAGGTCGATGCGGTGCGCGCGCACGGCGGCCCGGGCGTCGAGGTGATCCAGGCCGGCGAATCGTACAGCGATGCGTATGCGCACGCGCTCAAGGTGCAGGAAGAGCGCGGCCTCACGTTCGTGCACCCGTTCGACGATCCGTACGTGATCGCGGGTCAGGGCACGATCGCGATGGAGATCCTGCGCCAGCACCAGGGTCCGATCCACGCGATCTTCGTGCCGATCGGCGGCGGCGGCCTCGCATCCGGCGTCGCCGCGTACGTGAAGGCGGTGCGTCCGGAGATCAAGGTGATCGGCGTGCAGGCCGAGGATTCGTGCGCGATGGCGCAGTCGCTCGAGGCCGGCAAGCGCGTCGAGCTCGCCGAGGTCGGCCTGTTCGCGGACGGCACCGCGGTGAAGCTCGTCGGCGAGGAAACCTTCCGGCTCTGCAGCGAATACCTCGACGGCGTCGTGACGGTCGACACCGACGCGCTCTGCGCGGCGATCAAGGACGTGTTCCAGGACACGCGCAGCGTGCTCGAGCCGTCTGGCGCGCTCGCGGTGGCCGGCGCGAAGCTGTATGCGGAACGCGAAGGGATCGAGAACCAGACGCTGGTCGCGGTCACGTCCGGCGCGAACATGAACTTCGACCGGATGCGCTTCGTCGCGGAACGCGCGGAAGTCGGCGAGGCGCGCGAGGCCGTGTTCGCGGTCACGATTCCGGAGGAGCGCGGCAGCTTCAGGCGCTTCTGCTCGCTGGTCGGCGACCGCAACGTGACCGAGTTCAACTACCGGATCGCCGATGCGCAGTCCGCGCACATCTTCGTCGGCGTGCAGATCCGCCGCCGCGGCGAATCGGCGGAGATCGCCGCGAACTTCGAGTCGCACGGCTTCAGGACGGTCGACCTGACGCACGACGAGCTGTCGAAGGAGCATATCCGCTACATGGTCGGCGGCCGCTCGCCGCTCGCGCTCGACGAGCGCCTGTTCCGCTTCGAATTCCCCGAGCGGCCGGGCGCGCTGATGAAGTTCCTGTCGTCGATGGCGCCGGACTGGAACATCAGCCTGTTCCACTACCGGAACCAGGGCGCGGACTACAGCTCGATCCTCGTCGGGCTGCAGGTGCCGCAGACCGATCACGCCGAGTTCGAACGCTTCCTCGCGGCGCTCGGCTATCCGTATGTCGAAGAGAGCGCCAACCCGGCGTACCGCCTCTTCCTGTCGTAAAGGCATCAAGCAATGAACCCTGAACACTCCCCGCTCGGCAAGGCGACCGTCTACGCATCGCAATACGACGCGTCGCTGCTGTTCCCGATCCCGCGCGCGGGCGCGCGCGAGCAGATCGGCATCACGGCGGCGCTGCCGTTCTTCGGCACCGACATCTGGAACGCGTACGAGCTGTCGTGGCTGAACGCGCGCGGCAAGCCGCAGGTCGCGGTCGCGACGTTCTACGTGCCGGCCGAATCGCCGAACATCGTCGAATCGAAGTCGTTCAAGCTGTATCTCGGCTCGTTCGCGCAATCGCGGTTCGATTCGGTCGACGCGGTGCGCGACGTGCTCAAGCGCGACGTGTCGGCGGCGTGCGGCGCGAGCGTGTCGGTGCAGCTGGTGTCGCCGCACGACTTCCGCAAGCTGGAGATGGACGAGCTCGATGGCTTGTCGCTCGACCGGCTCGACCTCGATGCCGACGTGTACGAACCCGATCCGACGCTGCTGTCGGCCGCCGAAGACGAAGCGCCGGTCGAGGAAACGCTCGTGTCGGACCTGCTGAAATCGAACTGCCCGGTGACGGGACAGCCGGACTGGGGCAGCGTGCAGATCCACTACGTCGGGCCGCAGATCGATCACGCGGGGCTGCTGCGCTACATCATCTCGTTCCGCAATCACACGGGCTTTCACGAGCAGTGCGTCGAGCGGATCTTTCTCGACATCCTGCATCGCTGCAAGCCGGTGAAGCTGGCCGTGTATGCGCGTTATACGCGCCGCGGCGGGCTCGACATCAATCCGTTCCGGACCAACTACAACCAGCCGATGCCGGATAACGCGCGGACCGCGCGGCAGTGAGGCGGGTGGCAAGCCAAACGAAACAGCCCGGTCGATTCGACCGGGCTGTTTTCATTTCACTTGCGACAACGGCGCGCCGCCTTACTTCGCCGGCGCCTTGTACGCGATACAGTCGACCTCGACCTTGCAGTCGATCACCATGCTCGACTGCACGCACGCGCGTGCCGGCGGATGCTCGCCGAAATACGAGACGAACACGCGGTTGAACGACGCGAAGTCGCGCGCGTCGTCGAGCCACACGCCGCAGCGCACGACGTGCTCGAGGCCGTAGCCGGCTTCCTTCAGGATCGCGATCACGTTCTCGATCGCCTGCTTCGACTGCGTGACGATCCCGCCCTCGACGACCTCGCCGTTCACCATCGGCGTCTGGCCCGACACGTACAGCCAGCCGTCGGCCTCGACCGCACGCGCGAACGGCATCACCTGGCCGCCCGTGCCCTTCGCTTCGCCCACGCCATATCGCTTCATCGTTTCACTCCTCGTTTCAGTTCCGTTTCGGTTGCGAATGCGCACGCCGCAAGCAGCGCGCGCGGAATATCGGCAGCTCGGCGCGCTCAGAACGCGGCGTCGGCGCTCGCCGGCGCACGTTCGCCGCGCGCGACGAAGCCGCCCGCGCGTGCGCCGGTCGGCTGGCCGTTCTCGTAAGCGAGCACGCCGTTCACCCAGACCGCGTCGATCCCGTGCGCGGGCTGCTGCGGCTTGTCGAACGTCGCCGCGTCGATCACGCGCGCCGGATCGAACAGCACGAGATCGGCGTGGTAGCCGACGTGCACCTCGCCGCGGCGCGCGAGCCCGTAGCGGCGCGCGGACAGCGACGTCATCTTGCGGATCGCCTCCTCGAGCGGCAGCAGGTTCGTGTCGCGCACGTAATGGCCGAGCACGCGCGGGAACGCACCCCACAACCGCGGGTGCGGCAGCGGATCGTTCGGCAGGCCGTCCGAGCCGACCATCGTCGCCGGATGCGACAGGATCCGGCGCACGTCGTCCTCGGACATGTTGTGATACACCGCGCCGGCCGGGCGAATGCGCTGCGCGGCTTCCTGCTCGGTCACGCCCCAGTCGGCGGCGATCGCCTTCAGCAGCCGCCCCGCGACTTCCGGATGCGGCTCGGACCATGTGATCGTGATGTCGATGTCGCCCGTCACCTGCTTCAGGTCGAGCGTCGACGAGCTGCGGCTGTACGGATAGCAGTCGCAGCCGACCGGCTGGTAGCGGCGCGCGCCGTCGAGCGACGCGAGCACCTCGGTGCTGCGCCCCCAGTTCGACGGACCCGCGCATTTCAGGTGCGAGATCACGACCGGCACGCGCGCGTGGCGGCCGACCTGGTACGCCTCTTCCATCGCGTCGAGGATCGCGTCGAACTCGGTGCGCATGTGCGACGTATACAGCGCGCCCGCGTTCGCGAGCGGCTCCGCGAGCGCCATCACTTCCTCGGCGGGCGCCGCGAACGCGGAGCCGTAAGCCAGGCCCGACGACAGCCCGAGCGCGCCGTTCGCGAGCGCCTCCTCGAGCTGCGCGCGCATCGCGGCAATCTCGCTGTCGGTGGCCGCGCGATCGAGGCGATCCATCTGGTTGTTGCGCAGCGCCGTGTGCCCGATCAGCGCGGCGACGTTCACCGCCGGCCGTGCATCGTTCACGGCCGCGACATAGTCGGCGAAGGTCGGATAGCGGAACGCGTCGCGCTCGCCGAGCAGGTTCATCGGGTCGGGCGGATCGCCCGCGAGCGTGACCGGCGACGCGCTGATCCCGCAGTTGCCGACGATCACCGTCGTCACGCCCTGCGAGATCTTCGGCAGCATCTGCGGCGCGCGGATCACGTGCGTGTCGTCGTGCGTGTGCACGTCGACGAAGCCCGGCGCGAGCGCACGGCCGTTCGCATCGACGACGGTCTCGGCGAGCCAGTTCGACAGGTTGCCGATCGCCGCGATCACGCCGTTGCGGATCGCGACATCGCGCGTGACGGGCGGCGCGCCGGTGCCGTCGTACAGTTGCGCGCCAATGATCAGCGTATCGGCCGCTTCGGGATGCGAATGCATGGTCAGTCTCCTACCGGTTGACGGTCGCCGCCGCCGCGATGCGCATCGAGCGCATGCTTGATGCGACGCAGCGATTCCCGGCCCGCGTCGCCGAGCCGCAGTGCGACTCCGGTCACGAGCACGTCGATCGCCATCATCATCGCGTAGCGCGATGTCGACGGCTTGTAGATGAAATCGGTTTCGAACGCGACGACCGGGATCAGGTGGTCGGCAAGCTTCGCGAGCGGCGAGGCGGGCGCGGTGACGGCGATCAGCGTCGCGCCGTAGCGCTTCGCGAGACGGCAGCTCTCGAGCAGTTCCGGCACGCGCCCGCTGACCGACAGCGCGACGACGACCGCGTCGCGCGACAGCGTCGCGGACACCATCCGCTGCAGCAGGCTGTCCTGGTACGACGCGACCGGCCGGCCGAAGCGCACGAGCCGGAAACGCAGTTCGTCGGCCAGCGCGGTCGAGCCGCCGCCCTGCCCGTACACGTAGATCATCTTCGCGGCGGCGAGCCGGTCGGCCGCCGCGTCGAACGAGGTGTTGCGCAGCAGCTGGTGGTTGTGCGCGAGCGCCACGCGAATCTCGTCGTAGACGACCGATGCGGGGCTCGCGTCGTCCGCGGGCGTGTCTTCGGCCGGCACGAAAAAGCGCTGGCCGACGGCCGCCGCCTGCGCAACGAGCAGCTTCAGTTCGCGCACGTCGCGGCAGCCGACCGCCTTCGCGAAGCGCGTGACCGTCGCGACGCTGACTTCCGCGTCGC
It encodes:
- a CDS encoding RidA family protein codes for the protein MKRYGVGEAKGTGGQVMPFARAVEADGWLYVSGQTPMVNGEVVEGGIVTQSKQAIENVIAILKEAGYGLEHVVRCGVWLDDARDFASFNRVFVSYFGEHPPARACVQSSMVIDCKVEVDCIAYKAPAK
- the ilvA gene encoding threonine ammonia-lyase, biosynthetic, with protein sequence MASHDYLKKILTARVYDVAIETELEPARNLSARLRNPVYLKREDNQPVFSFKLRGAYNKMAHIPADALARGVITASAGNHAQGVAFSAARMGVKAVIVVPVTTPQVKVDAVRAHGGPGVEVIQAGESYSDAYAHALKVQEERGLTFVHPFDDPYVIAGQGTIAMEILRQHQGPIHAIFVPIGGGGLASGVAAYVKAVRPEIKVIGVQAEDSCAMAQSLEAGKRVELAEVGLFADGTAVKLVGEETFRLCSEYLDGVVTVDTDALCAAIKDVFQDTRSVLEPSGALAVAGAKLYAEREGIENQTLVAVTSGANMNFDRMRFVAERAEVGEAREAVFAVTIPEERGSFRRFCSLVGDRNVTEFNYRIADAQSAHIFVGVQIRRRGESAEIAANFESHGFRTVDLTHDELSKEHIRYMVGGRSPLALDERLFRFEFPERPGALMKFLSSMAPDWNISLFHYRNQGADYSSILVGLQVPQTDHAEFERFLAALGYPYVEESANPAYRLFLS
- a CDS encoding MurR/RpiR family transcriptional regulator — translated: MNTRATPTVTQAATPEPAPVAPPVLDIVARIAECAPELREAERKVAAFILADLARAAHASIGALARDAEVSVATVTRFAKAVGCRDVRELKLLVAQAAAVGQRFFVPAEDTPADDASPASVVYDEIRVALAHNHQLLRNTSFDAAADRLAAAKMIYVYGQGGGSTALADELRFRLVRFGRPVASYQDSLLQRMVSATLSRDAVVVALSVSGRVPELLESCRLAKRYGATLIAVTAPASPLAKLADHLIPVVAFETDFIYKPSTSRYAMMMAIDVLVTGVALRLGDAGRESLRRIKHALDAHRGGGDRQPVGD
- the queF gene encoding NADPH-dependent 7-cyano-7-deazaguanine reductase QueF (Catalyzes the NADPH-dependent reduction of 7-cyano-7-deazaguanine (preQ0) to 7-aminomethyl-7-deazaguanine (preQ1) in queuosine biosynthesis), which produces MNPEHSPLGKATVYASQYDASLLFPIPRAGAREQIGITAALPFFGTDIWNAYELSWLNARGKPQVAVATFYVPAESPNIVESKSFKLYLGSFAQSRFDSVDAVRDVLKRDVSAACGASVSVQLVSPHDFRKLEMDELDGLSLDRLDLDADVYEPDPTLLSAAEDEAPVEETLVSDLLKSNCPVTGQPDWGSVQIHYVGPQIDHAGLLRYIISFRNHTGFHEQCVERIFLDILHRCKPVKLAVYARYTRRGGLDINPFRTNYNQPMPDNARTARQ
- a CDS encoding N-acyl-D-amino-acid deacylase family protein, coding for MHSHPEAADTLIIGAQLYDGTGAPPVTRDVAIRNGVIAAIGNLSNWLAETVVDANGRALAPGFVDVHTHDDTHVIRAPQMLPKISQGVTTVIVGNCGISASPVTLAGDPPDPMNLLGERDAFRYPTFADYVAAVNDARPAVNVAALIGHTALRNNQMDRLDRAATDSEIAAMRAQLEEALANGALGLSSGLAYGSAFAAPAEEVMALAEPLANAGALYTSHMRTEFDAILDAMEEAYQVGRHARVPVVISHLKCAGPSNWGRSTEVLASLDGARRYQPVGCDCYPYSRSSSTLDLKQVTGDIDITITWSEPHPEVAGRLLKAIAADWGVTEQEAAQRIRPAGAVYHNMSEDDVRRILSHPATMVGSDGLPNDPLPHPRLWGAFPRVLGHYVRDTNLLPLEEAIRKMTSLSARRYGLARRGEVHVGYHADLVLFDPARVIDAATFDKPQQPAHGIDAVWVNGVLAYENGQPTGARAGGFVARGERAPASADAAF